GCGGCGTCTTCGCCTCGCCGTCCGCGGCGCAGGTGGAGGCCGCCGCGCGCGCGGTCGACACCGGAGCGGGAGTCCTTCTCGCGTACGGCAACTACGCCGGCGACGTGCTCAACTTCGACAGCGCTCAGGCAGAGCTGCGCGCCGACGGCATCCCGTGCCGCAGTGTCGCCGTCACCGACGACATCGCCAGCGCGGGGCCCGATGAGCAGCACCGCCGCCGTGGCCTGGCGGGTGACCTCGTCGTCTTCAAGGCCGCCGCCTGGGCCGCTGAGCAGGGCCGCACGCTCGATGACGTCGCCGAGGTCGCTCAGCTCGCGAACGCCCGCACGCGCACGCTCGGGGTCGCCTATACCGGCTCCACGCTCCCCGGGGCCGATCAGCCCCTGTTCACGATCCCCGACGGGCGGATGGGGCTCGGTATCGGCATCCACGGCGAACCCGGTCTCGACGAGCTCCCTGTCGCCAACGCCGACGAGACGGCCGCGATGATGATCGACCGCCTCCTGGAGGAGAGCCCCGCCGACGCCGGGCGACGGCTCGGCGTCATCGTCAACGGGCTGGGCTCCGTGAAGGGTGAAGAGCTCTTCGTGTACTTCGCCGGTGTGCGGCGCCACCTCCTCGCCCGGGGATACGACCTCGTGGCACCGCAGGTCGGCGAGTTCGTCACGAGCTTCGAGATGGCGGGTGTCTCACTCACGCTGGTCTGGCTCACCGACGAGCTGGAGGCGGCGTGGTGCGCCCCCGTCTGGACGCCGTCCCTGCGAACGGGCGCCACTCCCCCGCCCGATGCCACCCGGCTCGCCGACGACGTCGAGGGTACGGCCGTCGACGAACCCGTCGACGGCGGGGACGCGACGTCCGATCGAGACCGGGCCCTGGCGATGGCCGTCTCGCGTGCATTCGCCGCCGGTGCGGCTGCGATCGACGCGGAGGTCGACGATCTGGGGCGTCTCGACTCCATCGCCGGCGACGGCGACCATGGCATCGGCATGCAGCGGGGGATCACGGCCGCCGCCTCGGCTGCCGCCCTCTCGGTCCGGCACAGCAAGGGACTGGCGGGGACCCTGGATGCCGCGGGACGCGCCTGGGCCGAGAAGGCGGGTGGCACGTCCGGAGCCCTCTGGGGGCTCGGCTTGCGGACCGCCGCGGCCCACCTCTCGCGTTGCGACGACGCCACGGAGGCGGACATCGCCACCGCGGTCGCCGCGGGCATCGCCGCCATCCGCGAGAAGGGCGGGGCCCGCGTCGGGGACAAGACGATGGTGGATGCCGCCGCCCCCTTCGCCAAAGCCCTCGCCGCTCGAGGCGGCGACCGTTCCGCCGCGTGGCTCGCGGCAGCGGGCGCGGCCTCACGGGGTGCCGCCGAGACCGCCCGGTTGGGAGCCCGGACGGGCCGCGCCCGGGCACACGGCGACAAGGGCATCGGGCACCCCGATCCCGGCGCCGTCTCCTTCGCCCTCCTGGCGAACGTCGCCGTCACCACCCTCCTGCCCACACTCACCGAAGGTGCACACTCATGACCCCTCTGCGCATCGTCGTCGGCTCCGACGACGCCGGCTACGACTACAAGACCGCGCTCAAGGCAGACCTCCAGAACGACCCGCGGGTCGAGGTCGTCGATGATGTCGGCGTCGCGGATGACGGACACACGGCCTATCCGGTGATCGCCGTCGAGGCGGCCGAGCGTGTCGCCCGCGGCGAGGCGGACCGCGCCCTGCTCATCTGCGGCACGGGCCTGGGTGTCGCCATCGCGGCGAACAAGGTGCCCGGCATCCGGGCCGTGACCGCCCACGACAGCTTCTCGGTCGAGCGCGGCGTGCTGTCGAACAATGCCCAGGTGCTCACGCTCGGACAGCGGGTCATCGGTCTCGAATTGGCGCGTCGACTCGTTCGGGAATGGCTCTCGTACACGTTCGACGAGTCGTCGGCCTCCGCGGAGAAGGTACGCATCCTCTCGCAGTACGAGAACAGAGACGACCGGGACTCGTGAGCGTGGCCCCTGTCGTCGTCGCCGTCAGTTTCAAGGCGTATCTTTCCCACGCCACGGCGATCGACTGGGTTCGGGCGGTGGCCGGCGCACCGATTCCTCACGGGGTCGAGGTCGTCGTCTTCCCCTCGTTCCTGTCGATCCCCGGCGCGGTCGACGCCGCCGGGGGGCGGCTCTCCATCGGCGCGCAGAACCTGCACTCCGCGGAGGGGGGCGCGTTCACCGGCGAGGTGACGGCCCCTCAGATCCGGGAGGTGGGATGCCGGTACGTCGAGATCGGGCACGCGGAGCGCGAAAACCTCTTCGGTGAGACGGAGGCCGACATCGTCGAGAAGATCCGCCTTGCGCAGCGGCACGGATTGATCCCCCTGCTCTGCGTCGGCGAGCCGACCCCCGGTTCGGCCGCGGATGCCGCGGCCTGGTGCCGCGAGAAGGTCGCGCGCATGCTGCGCGCCGCGCAGTTCGCCGGGGACATCGTTGTGGCGTACGAGCCCGTCTGGGCGATCGGTGCCGAGCGCCCCGCTGACCCCGCGCACGTCCGTACCGTCGCGGCGGCATTGCGCGAAGCCCTCTCGACGGCGGTGCCGAGCGGTCGGAGCGCCCGTGTCATCTACGGCGGCGCCGCCGGGGAGGGCACGCTCCCCGAGCTCCGGGGTGACGTCGACGGGGTCTTCCTGGGCCGCTTCGCCCACGATCCCGCTGCCATGAGGCGGATCCTGGCGGAGGCCGCCGACAGCGCCGTCGCCGCGTTCGAGATCCGCGGCTGAAGGGACCCCTCCGTGTCGCGCCGGATCGATGCTTCGGTTGTCGGCGCACACTGGTCCGCGGCGGGCAGCACGGTGCCGGGCCGCGGCCCGCGTTCCCGACAGGGCGAGGCGGCGTGGATGCCGGGGTGCCCGGCATCCATCGTCAATACGTCGGAGCGGCGGGCAGGCCGAAGAATTCCTCGAGCGTGGTGTAGCCGCCCTCGTGGTAGGCGCGGGCGAGCTCGGGGCCGATGTAGCGCAGGTGCCACGCCTCGGGCTCGTAGCCGCTGACGCTCTCGCGCCCCTCGGCGTAGCGCGTGATGAAGCCGAACTCCCAGGCGTGATCGCGTACCCACGCGCCCTGCGGTGAACCCGCCACGTCGTCGAGGGTCGCGCACGAGCCGTCGCACGGCACGATGTCGACGGCCAGTCCCGTCTGGTGTTCGCTGAAGCCGGCACGCGCGCTCTCGCGATCCGCTTCCTCGACCCCACCCACCGAGACGCGGCCGGCGTACGTCGACTGCTGCGTCGAGTAGGAGCGGAAGGCGCTGAGGTATCCGATCTCACCCGCCCCGGCGTCGGAGGCGGCACGCACCATCTCGGTCAGCGCACCCGCCGCCCGTGCCCGGAGCGCCGAATCTTCGAGGGCGCGCACGTTCGCAGGCATGACGAGGTCGCCGGCGCGGTAGTCGACCGGGTCGAGCGGGCGTTGCTTGTTGACGACGACCCATTCACGGTTCGGGTCCGACAACGACACGCACGGCGCGATCCCGGATGCCACCGCTGCGCGGAAGGCGCTTCCGCCCCCGGCGGCCGCGATGACGGCGGTGTCGTCGCCCGACGCCAGAGCCGCGGTGAACGCCGGGTCGTCGCAGGGAGTGGCGGTCGCGGCGACGGCCGCGAGCTGCGGAACGGGAAGACCTCCGGCGGGGACGGCGGGTGGGCCCTGGACAACGGTCGTCGTCGCCTCCCCCGGCGCCGCCTCGCCCTCGTCGCGCCCGCCCGCGGTCGCGGCGGCGCCGATGGCGACGACCCCCGCCACCGCGACCACGACGGCGGCCGCCAGCACGCTCGCGCGGCGACGTCGGACGGCGAGGGGCAGCCCACGCGCGGCCACGAGCGCCCGGATGCCGGAAGGTGTCGTCGTGACCGCCCTCCGCTCGCGACGGGTCGGGCCGTCGGCGGCGGCGACCTCGTCGGGCGAGACCTCGGCGGGTGAGACCTCGGCGGGTGCGGCGGACTGCACCGGCAACGCCGCCGTCGCCAATCGCTCGGCCTCCGCGCGCGCGGCGCGGCGGGGCGAGAGCTCGGGATCGGGGGGAATCACTCGACCCATTCTCCCGTGGCAGGCCCGACGGGTCGAGCCCACCACCGGGACGCGGTCGCACGGCGCTTGCCCGACGGCCGTGTTGTCGGCAGGCTGAGGACGCCGAGACCGAACCGGAGGGACCATGCTCGACGAGGACGACCGACGCCTCATGCACGCCGTCCACGCGTATCTGCAAGACATGCATCGCATCGTCCAGTCCGACTCCGCCGGCCATCTCTCGCCCCTGGGCGACGAACTGAGCGCCCACCTCGGGGTCGACGCCCTCACCCTCCCCGTCACGACCGAGTCGCTGCCCGCGCACCGTTACGTCGACGCCGACATCGCCCTCGACGAGCTCATGGCGCGGTGCGGCGGACGCCTGATCGGCGTGACAGGAGGCGAGCAGCGGCTGCACGTCTCGGCATCTGATCTCCTCTCCGGCGGGTACGCACACTTCGCGCCGGGCCCGGTCTCGTACGAGGTGCGCGACGTCGACGCTGATTCGCAGCGCCGGGTCGTGGCGTTCGGTGTGCGACTGCTCGTGTTCGACGGACATCCCGTGGCGATCGTCCAGCGAGCGGCGAACCCGCGGTCGATGCCGCCCCAGTCCCAGCTCGAGCTGATCGGGGCCGACGCGGATGCCACGGCGGCCGCACTCGCCGAGATCCGCCGCCTCATGGTCGAGCGGAGCGTGCTGCGCGGACAGGTGCTGTCGTTCGCGCCGACCGAATACGGACACGAAGCCGGGGCGACCTTCCTCGCCCGCCCCGAGGTCGCGGCCGACGACATCGTGCTGGGCGAGGGCGTCCTGCAGCGCATCGTCGACCACGTCGTCGGCATCGGCGACCACCGCGACGCACTCCGCGCCGCCGGACAGCATCTCAAGCGCGGCGTGCTCCTGTACGGCCCGCCTGGGACGGGGAAGACGCTCACCGTCCGCCACCTGCTCTCGCGTACGCCCGGCACGACCGCGGTCGTGCTGACCGGCTCGAGCGTCCGCTTCGTCAAGGCCGCCGCCGAGATCGCGCGCACATTCGCCCCGGCACTGGTCGTGCTCGAGGACATCGATCTGGTGGCGGCCGACCGCGGCTTCTCGCCCGAGCCGGTGCTCTTCGACGTGCTCGACGCGCTCGACGGGTTGGAACCGGATGCCGACATCGCTTTCGTCATGACGACCAACCACGTGCAGGTGCTCGAGGAGGCCCTGGCCGCCCGTCCGGGCCGCGTCGACCTCGGCGTCGAGATCCCACTGCCCGACGACACCGACCGCAGACGCCTGTTCCGGCGGTACGCGCAGGGGCTGCCGCTGTCTCCGGATGCCCTGGATGCGGCCGCCGACCGCGCCTCCGGGACGACGGGATCGTTCGCGAAGGAGCTGCTTCGCGGTACGGTGCTGCGCGCGGCACTCCGTGGGGCGGAGGCGCCCGACGACGACGACCTCGCGGCGACGCTCGACGGGCTGCTCGACTCGGGCGCGGCACTGACCCGCGTGCTGCTGGGGTCGCCGCCGCAGCTCGTGCAGCGCGTCACGGCCCCGTTCGAGGAGGCACCGTTCGCCGCAACCGGGGCCCATGCTCGGCGGCATCCAGACTCCCTTCTCGGTGGTGGACGAGCAGGTCGATCCCGTGGAGTTCCACGACGGGGCGCTCGTCGACGTGACACCGCCGACGCACGAGCTCGCCATCCCGATGCCCGTATGGCACACGGTCTACGCCACCCTCGGCAACACCGGTGCGGTCGAGCGGGTCGGGGGCGATCCGGACGTCGCCGCCCGCTCCGATCGCATCCAGAACGCCGGGAGCACGGCCGCACGACGACACCCGGGTCCCCTCACCGCTCACGGCTGGCCGCGCGACGATGACGCCCTGACGGTGCCGCTCGCCGACGGTGACGAGGACTTCCTCGTGGAGATCCTCGCGAGATGGCGACGAGTGAGCCTGCTGCAGGCCGTCGGAGACGACGTCGATGAGGAGACGTGGCGCGAGCAGGAGGAAGGGCTCGACGCAGACGCCCGCGCTTTGCGGTTCTTCATGGAACGGCTGCGTCACTGACGGACGGAGGGGCACCGCCTCGGCGCGGTGACCGGGGCGCGCTCGTCCCGTGGTCCAGGTCGAACGGAGCAGTGCTCGTCCCGCGCGTGTACGAATCTGGCTGTCTTATTGCTTGCACTTGCTTAGAACATGTGTTCGACTGTGATGATGAGGTGGCAGGGTCAGCAGCTGGGCGTCGACGATACGGCGGCACTTCCCGGCATGGAGCGCATGGACAATCTCGTGCGCTCGGTGACGACGCCCGAGTTCGCCGGGATGACGTTCCACGAGGTGATGGCGAAGAGCGCTCTCAACCGTGTGCCCGGCGCCTCGGCGATGCCGTTCGACTGGACGGTGAATCCGTACCGGGGCTGCACTCACCAATGCGTCTATTGCTTCGCTCGAAAGACGCATGAATATCTCGACCTCGATTACGGCGCGGATTTCGATTCGCAGATCGTCGTCAAGATCAATGTCGCCGACGTCTTGCGGACCGAGCTGCGGCGCGGCTCCTGGGCGCGCGAACCCGTCATGCTCGGCACGAACACCGACCCGTACCAGCGCGCTGAGGGCCGATACCGGCTCATGCCCGACATCGTGGGGGCGCTGACCGAGACCGGCACCCCGTTCTCCATCCTCACCAAAGGCACACTGATGCGGCGGGATCTCCCGCTCCTCACCGAAGCGGCACAGCAGGTGAAGGTGACACTGGCGATGTCGATCGCCGTCTTCGACGACGCCCTGCAGCACTCGATCGAGCCCGGCACACCGAGCGCCGAGGCGCGGCTCGACACGGTGCGCGCGGCGACGGCGGCCGGCTTCCGGGTGACGGTGTTCCTCATGCCGATCCTGCCGCACCTCACCGACTCCATCGCCGTACTCGACGACGCCCTCGCCCGCATTCGAGCGGCCGGGGCGGTACGGGTGGTCTACGGCGCCCTGCACCTGCGCCCCGGCGCGAAGCAGTGGTTCCTGCAGTGGCTCGAGCGCGAGCACCCGCATCTCGTGTCGTCGTACCGCGGGCTCTATCCCGGTGTCTCGGTCTCGGCGCCCAAGGCGTACCGCACCTGGCTGGGCAAGCGCATGCGCCCCCTGCTGCGCATGCATCGCCTCGACGGCTGGGACGAAGACGAGCACCCGCGCGGGCGGCCGCAGCCCGGCCTCGCGGCGCGCACGCCGGCGACGAGCGGCCTCGGGCCGGTGCGGAGCACGGGGACTCCGGCATCCGTTCGCCCCCGCGTGGCACCGGCGAGTGAGCCGACGCTTTTCTGACGCAAAGCGCCCCGCGAGCGAGCGGGCGGTGCTGCGAACGCCGCAAGGCCCCCGCCGCGCGAAGCGACGGGACGCCCACGCCGCGCCGGCGAGCGAGCCGACGCTGTCCTGAACGCAAAGCGCCCCGCGAGCGAGCGGGCGGCGTTGCACACACCGAAAGGCCCCCGCCGCGCGAAGCGACGAGGGCCTTTCGAGGAGGTGATTACGCGGTGACGTCGGCGACCTGACGACCCGACAGCTCTTCGAGCAGATCGTCGCCCAGCTGCGCCGGCTCGAAGGGCGCCTCGATCTCGGCACGGTCGAGGAGCTCGGTCATACGACGCTGACGCTGACGCGTGATGAGCGTCACGACCGTGCCGCTGCGGCCCGCGCGGCCGGTGCGGCCCGAGCGGTGCAGGTACGTCTTGTATTCGTCGGGGGCGTCGGCCTGGATGACCAGGTCGATGTCGTCGACGTGGATGCCGCGGGCGGCGACGTCGGTGGCGACGAGCACGTTGACGCGACCCGAGGTGAGCTTCTCGAGGTTGCGCGTGCGCTTCTGCTGATTCAGATCACCGTGCAGGGCGACGGCGGCGATGCCGGCCTCGTCGAACTGCTCGGCGAGCATCTCGGCGTAGGCGCGGGTGCGGGCGAAGACGAGCGTCTTGCCGTCGCGGTCGACGAGCGAACCGAGGATCTCGGCCTTGTCGCGGTGATCGATCACGAGCACGCGGTGATCGATGGTGCCCGAGTCCTGGTCTTCGCCGGCCACCTCGTAGACGGCGGGCTCGACGAGGAACTCGTCGACGAGAGCCGCGACCTCACGGTCGAGGGTCGCCGAGAACAGAAGCTTCTGGCTGCGGTCGGCGGTGGCGCGGAGGATGCGCTGCACCGGCTCGAGGAAGCCGAGCTCGCACATGTGGTCGGCCTCGTCGAGCACCGCCACCTGCACCTGCGACAGGTCGAGCTTGCCCTGGTTGAGCAGGTCTTCGATGCGACCGGGCGTGCCGATGACGATGTCGACGCCCTTCTTCAGCGCGCCCACCTGGCGCGCCTGGGGAACGCCGCCGTAGACCTGCGTGGTGAACAGGCCCACGCTGCGCGCGATCACCTGGACGGTGCGGTCGATCTGCAGCGCGAGCTCGCGGGTCGGCGCGAGGATGAGGGCCTTGGGGGCCCGGCCGAACTCACGGCGCTGACCCGCCTGCGCGCGCAGGATGCTTTCGACGAGCGGCGCGCCGAACGCGATGGTCTTGCCCGAGCCGGTGCGGCCGCGGGCGA
The DNA window shown above is from Microbacterium proteolyticum and carries:
- a CDS encoding Rv2578c family radical SAM protein, with translation MRWQGQQLGVDDTAALPGMERMDNLVRSVTTPEFAGMTFHEVMAKSALNRVPGASAMPFDWTVNPYRGCTHQCVYCFARKTHEYLDLDYGADFDSQIVVKINVADVLRTELRRGSWAREPVMLGTNTDPYQRAEGRYRLMPDIVGALTETGTPFSILTKGTLMRRDLPLLTEAAQQVKVTLAMSIAVFDDALQHSIEPGTPSAEARLDTVRAATAAGFRVTVFLMPILPHLTDSIAVLDDALARIRAAGAVRVVYGALHLRPGAKQWFLQWLEREHPHLVSSYRGLYPGVSVSAPKAYRTWLGKRMRPLLRMHRLDGWDEDEHPRGRPQPGLAARTPATSGLGPVRSTGTPASVRPRVAPASEPTLF
- a CDS encoding ribose-5-phosphate isomerase, whose product is MTPLRIVVGSDDAGYDYKTALKADLQNDPRVEVVDDVGVADDGHTAYPVIAVEAAERVARGEADRALLICGTGLGVAIAANKVPGIRAVTAHDSFSVERGVLSNNAQVLTLGQRVIGLELARRLVREWLSYTFDESSASAEKVRILSQYENRDDRDS
- a CDS encoding dihydroxyacetone kinase family protein codes for the protein MSYLHNDPSVFREEMIDGFVAVHSDLVRRVSGGVARRHAAPEGHVAVVVGGGSGHYPAFAGLVGPGLAHAAAMGGVFASPSAAQVEAAARAVDTGAGVLLAYGNYAGDVLNFDSAQAELRADGIPCRSVAVTDDIASAGPDEQHRRRGLAGDLVVFKAAAWAAEQGRTLDDVAEVAQLANARTRTLGVAYTGSTLPGADQPLFTIPDGRMGLGIGIHGEPGLDELPVANADETAAMMIDRLLEESPADAGRRLGVIVNGLGSVKGEELFVYFAGVRRHLLARGYDLVAPQVGEFVTSFEMAGVSLTLVWLTDELEAAWCAPVWTPSLRTGATPPPDATRLADDVEGTAVDEPVDGGDATSDRDRALAMAVSRAFAAGAAAIDAEVDDLGRLDSIAGDGDHGIGMQRGITAAASAAALSVRHSKGLAGTLDAAGRAWAEKAGGTSGALWGLGLRTAAAHLSRCDDATEADIATAVAAGIAAIREKGGARVGDKTMVDAAAPFAKALAARGGDRSAAWLAAAGAASRGAAETARLGARTGRARAHGDKGIGHPDPGAVSFALLANVAVTTLLPTLTEGAHS
- a CDS encoding AAA family ATPase, producing the protein MLDEDDRRLMHAVHAYLQDMHRIVQSDSAGHLSPLGDELSAHLGVDALTLPVTTESLPAHRYVDADIALDELMARCGGRLIGVTGGEQRLHVSASDLLSGGYAHFAPGPVSYEVRDVDADSQRRVVAFGVRLLVFDGHPVAIVQRAANPRSMPPQSQLELIGADADATAAALAEIRRLMVERSVLRGQVLSFAPTEYGHEAGATFLARPEVAADDIVLGEGVLQRIVDHVVGIGDHRDALRAAGQHLKRGVLLYGPPGTGKTLTVRHLLSRTPGTTAVVLTGSSVRFVKAAAEIARTFAPALVVLEDIDLVAADRGFSPEPVLFDVLDALDGLEPDADIAFVMTTNHVQVLEEALAARPGRVDLGVEIPLPDDTDRRRLFRRYAQGLPLSPDALDAAADRASGTTGSFAKELLRGTVLRAALRGAEAPDDDDLAATLDGLLDSGAALTRVLLGSPPQLVQRVTAPFEEAPFAATGAHARRHPDSLLGGGRAGRSRGVPRRGARRRDTADARARHPDARMAHGLRHPRQHRCGRAGRGRSGRRRPLRSHPERREHGRTTTPGSPHRSRLAARR
- a CDS encoding M15 family metallopeptidase, which produces MIPPDPELSPRRAARAEAERLATAALPVQSAAPAEVSPAEVSPDEVAAADGPTRRERRAVTTTPSGIRALVAARGLPLAVRRRRASVLAAAVVVAVAGVVAIGAAATAGGRDEGEAAPGEATTTVVQGPPAVPAGGLPVPQLAAVAATATPCDDPAFTAALASGDDTAVIAAAGGGSAFRAAVASGIAPCVSLSDPNREWVVVNKQRPLDPVDYRAGDLVMPANVRALEDSALRARAAGALTEMVRAASDAGAGEIGYLSAFRSYSTQQSTYAGRVSVGGVEEADRESARAGFSEHQTGLAVDIVPCDGSCATLDDVAGSPQGAWVRDHAWEFGFITRYAEGRESVSGYEPEAWHLRYIGPELARAYHEGGYTTLEEFFGLPAAPTY
- a CDS encoding triose-phosphate isomerase, whose amino-acid sequence is MSVAPVVVAVSFKAYLSHATAIDWVRAVAGAPIPHGVEVVVFPSFLSIPGAVDAAGGRLSIGAQNLHSAEGGAFTGEVTAPQIREVGCRYVEIGHAERENLFGETEADIVEKIRLAQRHGLIPLLCVGEPTPGSAADAAAWCREKVARMLRAAQFAGDIVVAYEPVWAIGAERPADPAHVRTVAAALREALSTAVPSGRSARVIYGGAAGEGTLPELRGDVDGVFLGRFAHDPAAMRRILAEAADSAVAAFEIRG